GCAAATATGCCGGGATGTACGCCAACGGCAAGGTCCCGACCCGTTCCCCGCATTTCTTCTTCTTCACTTCCACCCGCTTCGAGCCCGAAGTGGAGTTCGGCGCGCTCAACGCGCAGCTGCCCGAAGACGCGCAGGTCAAGATCGTGATGGAGAACGATGCCCACCTCTGGGCCAACATCCTCGAGTGGGTCGTCCCCCTGGTGCTGTTCTTTGCGCTGTGGGCCTGGATGTTCCGCGGCATGGGCCGCCAGATGGGCGGTGGCGGCAACGGCCCCGGCGGCGGGATCAATCCCTTCAACGTGGGCAAATCCACCGGCAAGCTCGCCGAGAAGGACAAGGTCAACGTGACCTTCAAGGATGTCGCCGGCCTGTACGGCGCCAAGGAGGAAGTGATGGAGATCGTCGACTTCCTCAAGAATCCCAAGAAATATACCTCCCTGGGCGGCAAGATCCCCAAGGGCGCGCTGCTCGTCGGCCCTCCGGGCACGGGCAAGACGCTGCTCGCCAAGGCCGTGGCGGGGGAGGCCGATGTGCCTTTCTTCAGCATCAGCGGCTCCGACTTCGTGGAGATGTTCGTGGGCGTGGGTGCCAGCCGCGTGCGTGACCTGTTCGCGCAGGCCAAGGAGAAGGCCCCCTGCATCGTGTTCATCGACGAGATCGACGCCGTGGGCCGCGCCCGTGGCAAGAATGTCGGATTCTCGTCCAACGACGAGCGTGAGAACACGCTCAACCAGCTCCTCACCGAGATGGACGGCTTCGGCTCCAACAGCGGCGTGATCGTGCTGGCCGCGACCAACCGCGCCGACATCCTGGACAAGGCCCTGATGCGCGCCGGCCGCTTCGACCGCCAGATCCACGTCACGCTCCCGGACCTGAACGAGCGCAAGGAGATCTTCCAGGTGCACCTCAAGGCCCTGAAGCTGGCTCCGGACTTCGACCTGGAGCTGATCGCCAAGAATACTCCGGGCTTCTCCGGCGCCGATATCGCCAACGTGTGCAACGAAGCCGCGCTGACGGCCGCGCGCCGCGGCAAGTCCGACATCAACAACCAGGACTTCTCCGATGCGGTGGACCGCGTGGTCGGCGGCATCGAGCGCAAGAAGACCATCATGTCTCCGGAGGAGAAGCGCCTGACGGCCTTCCATGAGGCCGGACACGCCGTGGCCGGCTGGCTGCTGCCGGGTTGCGATCCGGTCCTGAAGGTTTCCATCATCCCGCGCGGACAGGCCCTGGGCATCACCTGGATGCTTCCTGACGAGAAGGTCACGCGCTCCAAGTCCGAGATGCTGGACGACATGTGCAGCCTGGTCGCCGGCCGTGTGGCCGAGGAGAAGGTCAACGACGGCGTGCCCTGCACCGGCGCCTTGAGCGACTTCGAGCGGATGACCAAGATCGCCTACGCGATGGTGACCTATTATGGCATGAGCAAGAAGGTGGGCAACATCTCCTTCTACGACCCGCAGGGCGGCTACGAGTTCTCCAAGCCCTACAGCGAGAAGACCGCCGAGCTGATCGACGCCGAGGTCAAGGCCATCGTAGACGAGGTCACGGCCCGGACGCGCAAGATCCTCGACGACAACTGGGACGGTCTGACCCAGCTGGCCGAACAGCTGATCGAAAAGGAGGTCATCATGGCCGACGATATCGAGAAGATCTTCGGCCCGAAGGCCGGCAAGCACGGCGAGGACCGCCTCCGCAAGGAGGAGAAACCTGCCGAAGTTGAACCAAAAGAAGCTGAGAATGAGTAATTTCTGGGTCAGGACGCTGGCCGGAATCGTTTATCTGGCCGTGATGGTGTTTGGTCTCATCTGGGACCGCGCCATCTTCGGCTGTCTGTTTCTGATCGTGATGACCACGGCCCTGCAGGAGTTCTACCGGATGTCCATGGGGTCGCGGTTCCGTTTCCAGCAGCGGCTCGGCGTGGTCGCTGCCGCAGCGGCCTTCCTGTGTGTCGCTTATCATTGTTTTTATGGCGGAGACCTGCGCTGGGCTTTCCTGACGCTCGTTCCGCTGCTGCTGATTCCCGTTACATGCCTTTTCCTGCCCAGCCGTGAGGGCTTCGGCGACCTGGCATACGTCTACGCGGGACTTCTGTACATCGCCCTGCCGATCTCACTTTCCCCGTATCTGATGATGGACGGGATCGTGTTCGACGGCTGGCTGATGCTCTCGTTCTTTATCCTGATCTGGGTGTCCGACGTGGGCGCCTATTGCCTCGGGACGGCCTTCGGCCAGCGGCCGACGGCGCGCAAGCTTGCCCCGGAGATTTCCCCGAAGAAGTCCTGGTGGGGCTTCTGGAGCGCGATCGTCTTCTGCGTGGCGGCGGCCATCGGTCTCCACTACCTGACCTGGCTGCCGTTCGGGCTGGGCCACTGCATCGCCCTGGGCGTGATCGTGAGCGTGGGCGGCGTCTGCGGCGACCTTTTCGAATCGATGTGGAAGCGCCATTTCGGCGTCAAGGATTCCGGCAACTGCATCCCCGGGCACGGTGGAATGCTTGACCGCTTCGACAGCAGCCTGGTGGCCATCCCGATGGCCTGTGTGTATTTGATCGCCTGGGGGTTGTTATGAAGATAGACCACAATTCCTACGGAAGCGTTGCGCTCGTTTATCTGATCGGCGGAGTCCTGGCTGCGCTGCTCGTCCTTTTTGTACATTCCTGGGTATTCTGGCCGCTGCTGGTCCTGATCCTGCTGATCGTCGGCTGGCAGACCGCCTTCTTCCGCGTCCCGCGGCGTTTCCGCGCCGGCGGACCTCACTCCGTGGTGTCCGTCGCGGACGGCAAGGTGGTAATCGTGGACAAGGTCTTCGAGCCGGAGTTCCTGAAGAAGGATTGCATCCAGATTTCCGTGTATATGGATTTCTTCGACGTGCACGCCAATTTCTGGCCGGCCGACGGCGAGGTGACCTACTACCGCTACTATCCCGGCGAGCATTTCCTCGCCTTCAAGCCGAAGGCTTCCGAGGAAAACGAGCACACTTGCGTCGGCCTGCGCACGACGTCCGGCCACGATATGCTGTTCAAGCAGCTGGCGGGCGGATTCGCCCGGCGCATCGTCTGCTACGCCAAGGACGGGCTTCCTGTCAAGGCGGGCGAGCAGTGCGGCATCATCAAGTTCGGCTCGCGCATCGACATGTACGTGCCGCTGGAGGCGCAGATCTGCGTCAAGGTCGGTGAGCAGGTTCGCGCTTGCGAAACGGTACTCGCCGAACTGTAATTATTCCTCAGAAACGATTTTGTTCAGGTCCGCGCGCATCTGTGCGGCGTCCTTGAATACGAGTCCCCGGATGCCGACGGCTTCTGCTCCCGCGGCGTTGCGGGGATTGTCGTCGATGAACACGCATTCTTCGGCCTTGAGGCCGTAGCGGCTCAGCAGGAGGTTGTAGATCTCGGGGTTGGGCTTGAGGACGTGGTCTTCACCCGACACGATCATCCCGTCCATCAGGTCGAAGACCGGGAAGCGGTGCCGCACGAGCGGGAAGGTCTCGGCGGACCAGTTGGTGATGCCGTAGATGCCGTAGCCGCGCTCCTTGAATTCGCGCACGACGTCCGCGCTGCCGGGAATCTCGCCGCCGATCATCTCAATCCAGCGGTCGAAATACATCCGGATCTCCTTCTCCCATTCGGGGAAGAGGTCCACGCGCTCCTGCGCGACTTCCGCCAGCAGGCGGCCGCTGTCGCACTGCGCGTTCCACTCATAGGGGCAGATCTCTTTCAGGAACCAGTCGGCCTTGGCGGCGTCGCCGAAATAGGGGACATAGAGGCGGCGCGGGTCCCAGTTGACCAGGACTTCGCCGAAATCGAAAATGATGTTCTTAATCATCCCCGGCACCCTTCGTCTTGATGATGACCACGCCGTTGGCGCCGCGCATGCCATACATGGTGGATGCGGCATCCTTGAGGACCTCTACCGACTTCACGTCCATAGGATTGACATCGCTGATGTCGGACACTTCCATGCCGTCCAGGATGATGAGCGCGTCGGTGTTGCCCGTCGTGTTGATGCCGCGGATGCGGATGGATGTGCCGACGATCTCGACGCCGGGCACCCGCCCGCGGAGATAGTCGTAGATGTTCGTATAGGTCTCGGCATTCTTCATGTCGACCCGGCCGATGGAATTGGTCTCGAGGTCGCTTGCCTGGCGGACGTCGTCCGTGCGGCCTGCCTGACGGCTGGCGCCGCAGGAACTGACCAGCATAAGAACAAGCAGGAGATAGGGGATACGTTTCATAATAATTGTGTTCTTCGCCTCAAAATTACGGAGAAAAACGGCTTAAAACAAATCCTGCGCGTCTTTTGGCGGGGAGGACTTGCAAGTCCGGGAAATTTGCGTATCTTTGCATTCCCAAACGGTGCGTTGGCCGAGTGGCTAGGCGCAGGTCTGCAAAACCTGTCACAGTGGTTCGATTCCGCTACGCACCTCCAAAAATGCCCTTGGACGCGGTCCGGGGGCATTTGCGTTTCCAAAGTTCCCCGCGATAAATCACCAATTCTTGGGATTGACTTCCTTTCTGAAACTTCCGAAATTTGCGCCCTGATTATGCAGACCCTGAAGACAGATACGCGCAAACGGATTCTCGCCGTTTCCAGGAAGCTCTTTTTGGAGAAAGGCTTCCAGGGGGCGACGACCCGGGAGATAGCCGCTGCGTCGGGGGTCACCCTGAGCAACCTGTATCATTATTATCCCTCCAAAGATGAGCTGTTCCGCGTTTTGCTGAAACCCGCCACGGACGCCCTGGAGGGCCTGCTGGCCGAAAGACACGGCCAGACGGGATATGATATAGCGAAGATCCGGGAGGACGGCTATGCGGCGGAAGAGCTGGAAGAATACATGGGCATCATCCGCAAGCACAGAAATTCCCTGAAGATGCTGCTGTTCAAATCGCAAGGATCTTCGCTGGAGGGCTTCAAGGAGTATTATGTAGAGAAGGCCACCCGCAGTGTCCTGGATTGGTTCAAGCTGATGAAAGCGAAGTATACGGGGATGGATTTCGATGTGTCGGAATTCTTCATCCACCTGAACAATGTCTGGATGTTTACCTTATTGGAAGAAATATTGATGCACGACCTGCCCGAAGAAGAGACCCGGGCAGTCCTTTCGGACTATGTCCGCTTTGAGCTGATCGGATGGAAAAAGATGATGAAGATTTGACGGTCGCCTTTGAGGCGGCCGTTCTTTTTTATAGAACAAAACGGAACATTGTTCACTATTTGACGGTTAGTTATTAGTTATTAATTATACAGACACACATGAAATCGCTCAAGATCAACAAAATCTTTGAAAGGTACGCGACCTTCCTTCTGAAATGGCGCTGGGCCGCTCTCGGCCTGTTTGTCGCCATCTTGCTTGTTTCATTCCTCGGGATGTCCAAGATGGTACAGCAGACATCCTTTGACGACTATTTCATCGAAGGGGACCCGATGCTCGTAAAGACCAACGAGTTCAAGGAGAACTTCGGAAACGACTACTTCGTCGGTGTCCTTACGGAGTGCGACGACCACTTCACGAAGGAGAACCTGACCCTCCTGCGCGAGCTGGGCAACGAACTGCTCGATTCCCTTTCCTATGCTGACAAGATCACCTCGCTGACAGACCTGGAATTCATGCTGGGCACCGAAGATGGCATGGAGATCGTCCAGATCGTTCCGGAAGTGATTCCGGAGACCGGCTCGCCCGAGATGGCGCAGGTCCGTGCCCTGGCATACAGCAAGCAGCAGGTGGCGAAGAAACTGGTTTCCAAGGACGGCAAGCTGGCCTGGACGCTCCTGAAGCTGCGCGCCTTCCCCTCCGAGGATGAGTGGAAAGAGACCAGCAACGTCTCCCCGGACATCGTGACGGGCGAGGAGGTCGCGCGCATCATTACGAAAGCCAAATATGCGTCTTTGCGCCCGCGCGCGACGGGTATGCCGTATGTGTCGCAGCAGAAGTCTGTCTATATCGGGGAGGAGATGGGCCGGCTCGTGATGCTCGCGGTCATCATCTGCATCCTGGTGATGGTCCTGATGACGCGCTCGCTGCGCGGCGTCGTGTCCCCGCTGCTCTCCGTGATGGGCGGCGTGATGATGACTTTCGGCCTGGCCGGATTCTCGCAGATGTACGTGGACAGCACGGTGCTGATGATCCCGGTCATCCTGGCGTTTGCCGTGTCCGTCGCTTACAATATCCATTTCTGCTCCTATTTCGGCAGGCGCCTCCGGATGCACGGCCAGCGGAAGCAGGCCGTCATCGAGACGGTCAGCGAGATCGGCTGGTCGGTCGTGTTCTGCGGCCTGACGACCGTGGTGTCGCTGATGTCCTTCATGATCATCCCGATCCGTCCGATGAAGTGCGTTGGCGCCATGAGCTCCCTGACCATCTTCTTCGTGCTCTTCACCACGCTGCTGGTCACGCCGGTCCTGCTGTCTTTCGGCAGGAACAGGCAGCCCAAGCCGGGCGTGGACGGTGAGGGCGGCACGCGCCTGAGCCGCTTCGTGGAGAAGATCAACGACTTCACCTTCAAGTATTCCAGGCCCGTCGTGATCACCTTCGTCGCCGTCTGCGTGGCCCTGTTCGTGGGCCTGTGGAAGATCGAGCCGGCGTTCGACATCGAGCGGACCATGGGCGCGGGCGTCCCATATGTGAAGGACGTGATGGAAGTGGGCCGCAGCGAGCTGGGCGCCCTGTATTCCTATGACCTGGTGATGGAGTTCGAGAACGCGGACGAAGCCAAGCAGCCGGAGAACCTCCGGAAACTGGAGCAGCTGGACGAGCTGATCGCCGGCTATCCGCTGACCAAGCGGACCAATTCGATCCTGGACATCCTCAAGGACCTGAACCAAACGCTCAACGGCGGCGATCCCGCACATTTCTGCATCCCGGACAGCGAGGAGGAAGTGGCCCAGATGCTGGTGCTCTATGAGAACGCCGGCGGTTCCGAGACGGAATACTGGATGGACTACGACTACAAGCGCCTGCGCATGATGGTGGAGATTTCCGACTTCAATTCCGGCGAAGTCGAGCGTGAGCTCGCCGACATCGACCGGAAGACCGCAGAACTCTTCCCGGGCGTCAAGGTGACGGCCGTCGGCAACATCCCGCAGTACACGGCGATGATGCAGTATCTGGTCCGCGGCCAGATGCAGTCCTTCCTGATCTCCGTGCTCATCATCGCGCTCATCCTGATGGTGGCCTTCCAGAGCGTGCGCGTCGGCCTGATCGCCCTGATCCCGAACCTGATGCCCGCCATCTTCGTAGGCGGCTATATGGGCTGGGCCGGCATTCCGCTGGACATGATGACCGCCACGCTGATTCCGATGATGCTGGGTATGGCCGTCGACGACACCATCCACTTCATCAACCACTCCAAGCTGGAATTCGACCGCGAGAAGAACTACTCCGTCGCCATCCGCCGGACCTTCCGCGTGGTGGGCGTGGCCATTGTCACGACCTCCATCATCACTTCCGTCGTGTTCGCGTGCTTCGCCACCTCGGCCTGCACCATGTGCATCAACTTCGGCGTGCTCGCGGTCATCGGCATCCTCTCGGCCCTTCTGGCCGACCTCTTCATCACCCCGCTGCTGGTGAAGAAATTCAAAGTGTATGGTAATGAACAATAAAGACTTAGTACGATGAAAAAGATTCTCATGATTGCGGCGCTGCTCTGCGCAGCCGCACAAATGGACGCCCAGACGGGGCGTGACATCATCCAGCGTGTCAAGGACCGTCCCGACGGCAACACCCGTTATGCCGAGATGCAGCTGACCTTGATGAAGAAGAACGGAGACAAGCGCGAGCGCAAGATGGTCTCCTGGGCCATGGACGAGGGCAAGGACACCAAGAAGATCATGTTCTTCACCTATCCGGGCGACGTCAAGGGGACCGGCTTCCTGACTTGGGACTACGACCAGGCCGGCAAGGAAGACGACAAATGGCTCTACCTGCCGGCGATGAAGAAGACGCGCCGCATCAGCGGCTCGTCTTCGAAGACCGACTATTTCATGGGGACCGACTTCACCTATGACGACATGGGCGGCCGCAGCGTGGACGAAGACAAGCACACGCTGCTGCGCGAAGAGACGCGCGACGGGCACAAATGCTGGGTCGTCGAGTCCGTCCCGAACGACCCGCACGAGGTCTACAGCCGCAAGGTGACCTGGATCCGCCAGGACAGCGACACCGGCGTCTATTGCGAGTTCTACGACAAGCTTGGCAAACTTCATCGCGTGATGACCGTGCTCGACCTGCAGAAGGTCGGAGGCTTCTGGACCGTGATGAAGATGGAGATGAAGAACGTCCAGAGCGGCCACAGCACGCAGATCACCGTGTCGGAGCCCAAGTACGACATCAAGGTGGACAAGAGCCTGTTCACGGTGGCCAAACTGGAGAAGGGACTATGAGAAACTTGCTGAAAACCGTTTTGCTGGGATCGATGGCCGCGCTGCTGCCGGCCATCGCCCTCCCGGCGCAGGACGGCCTGGACGTTTCCGTCAAGGGATTTGTGGATACGTACCACGCTTTCCGGACGGAATCGCCGACGGACTGGATGTCTTCCCGCACCCGCGTGCGGGGAGAGGTTCGGCTCGAGAAGGACGGCGGCGGCGCTTTCGTGTCTGCCAACCTGGTCTACAACGCCCTGCTCAAGGACATGTCCGGCTTCCAGCTGCGCGAAGCATATGCCTATTGGGGCAACCCCCATTGGGACATCCGCGCCGGCAAGCAGATCATCTCGTGGGGCGTGGCCGACGGCCTGCGCGTCACGGACCTGATCTCGCCGATGGACTACAGCGAATTCCTGGCGCAGGACTATGACGACATCCGCGTGCCCGTGGGCGCGCTGCGCGTCCGCTATCTGCGCGATGCGTGGAGCCTGGAAGCGGTCGCCGTGCCGGTGCCGGAGTTCTTCAAGCTGCCGACCGATCCGGCCAATCCCTGGTCGGTCGGAACGCTTCCGCCGGAGGTCCGGCCGGAGGCGCGGCTGAAGAATATGGAATACGGCGCGCGCTTCTGCTGCTTCCTGGGCGGCGTGGACTTCTCGCTGATGACCCTGCGCACCTGGACCAAGATGCCCGAGCTGCAGGGCGACCACATCGGATATCATCGCCTGACGGTGCTTGGCGGCGACATCTCCATCCCGTTCGGCGCCTTCGTCTTCCGCGGGGAGATCGCCGACAATATCAGCGACGGTGGCGTCCACCAGGGCAACGCCCTGGCGGGCCTGGACTGGTATCCCGGCGCGGACTGGAACCTTTCGGCCCAGTTCAACTATACCTGGCAGAAGGAGGGGACGCCGACCGCGCTCGCCACGCTGCGCATCTCCAAGGCGCTGCTGCACAATGCGCTGACGCTGTCTACGTTTGCTTATGCGGACGTGCGCGACAAGGGCGTTTTCAACCGCCTGAGCGCCGACTGGACGGTCACGGACCAGATCCACGCCATCCTGGGCTACGACTATTTCTATGCGGACGGCGGCATGTTCCTCCGGTACGCACACAACAGCGAAGTCTGGGTGAAATTGAAGTACAACTTTTAAAAATCGGTTGATATGAAGAAAGTTTTCAAAATCGTTCTGATGGCGATTGCCTATCTCGCCTGCTTCCTTCTGGCTGGCGTCAGCGGCGCCATCCATCCTGCTTTTTATGCCTATGTCGGTGCGTTGTTCCCGCTCCTGACTGCATTCGTGTACCTGAATACCGCGAGCATGATCCGCGGTTTCGGTGCGGCTACGGTCCTGAACGGATTCGTCTTCGTGCTGTTCCTGATTGCCGGCGAGGTCGATGCCGCTTACATGATCGGCACGGTCATCCTTACGGCTTTGGCTGAAATTATCCGCTACGCCTTCAAGTACGATACCCGCAAGGGTGTCCGCTGGAGCTTCGTGCCGCTCGCTTTCTCCTTCTTCGCCTACACGGCCCACTGGTGGACTGATACGGAAGGTTCGCTGGCGGCTGCGGTCGAGGAGATGCCTGCCGGCTACGACCAGCTGATGAAAGCGGTCATCGACAATGTGCCGGTGCTGGTCGTCGTGCTGGTCCTGACGGTTCCCGTCGCCATCCTGGCCATGCGCCTGGCGGAAAAAGTTCTCAAGAAGCCTGCTGCATCATTCCGGTAGTGATCCGGATGGCGCCGGCGCTATGGATCCGGACCACCGGGTTGGAGTCGTTCTCCGCCAGTGATTGCAGTATTTCAAGAAAGGGGCGTACCGTTTCGGGACGCCTCTTTCCCATTACCCGGAACATTTCCGGCGCCTCCATCCGCACCTTGTCGTCTTCGTCGCGCAGCAATCCGGCGGTCTTGCAGATTATCAGTTTATTCATTGAAGACGACTTCCTTTACCGTCCCGTCCGGGCTGATGAACTTATAGGCCGAATCTTTATCCTGCTTTTTCAGCAGGATATATGTGCAGATGTCCCGGATGGGGATGCCATTGTATTCCAGGATATAATCTCCGGTCCGGACCCCTTTCCGCCATGCCTCTTTTCCCTCCCTGACGGTGACTTGCAGCGGATAGGGAGCATCTTCGTCTGCAGAAGGCCGAACGGAGAAACCACGCGTGCTCCGGTTGCCGGCCTTCAACGTGTCGCCTCCGTCATGCGGAAGGAAATAGAGCCGTTTCCGGTGAGCGTCCAGAATGACAGATGCGTTTTCGAGAATGCCGGAACCGATCAGGGAACTTCTCGCGGTATTCGCTTCGAGGTCCGTAACCGTAAGCGTCCCGAATCGCAGGGCGGGGAAGTGGAATACAGCCCAGCTGGCCGTTTTGTCTTCCGTCCCGAACACGCCGACCGCTGATGATGGCACGCCGGGCGTGGAATCGAGGAATTCTTCGATTTTTTCCCGATGCCCCGGACGCTGTAACCATTTGTCCCAGTATTCTTGGTTGATATCAAACCAGGTTCCCTGCGCACCGGTGTCAAACAGGACATTGAGATTCCCCATGGGAGTCCGGACGGCGATATACGGGCATCCGTCTCCCCATGTCCGGAATTTGGCGGACGGGAAATGCCTTTCTTCCTTGAAATGATCCTTCCTGTCCGTTATGATGAGCAGACTGTCCTTCGTGTCGATCTTGAAGGAAATGCCCTTGTCGATGAAATTGCAACTGAACAATCCGTAAAACCGGCCGCAGGCGATTTGCGTCAAAGCGGATTCCCTGCTATCCAGCATGGGGTAATCATTCATCGTGACATGCCCGATCTGGACAGTCGGGAAACGCAATTCTGCCAGTTCCTGCGTATTCCTATGGCTGTCATAGGCCGCGTGGGTCTCGGACTGGGCCACGGCTCCTTCTGTCTCCTCTGCTGTCCAGAAGCTCATCTCGGCCCCCGTGTCGAGAATCATCGGCCGGATCCGCCCTCCGATTTCTACCGGGACGGTGATTAATCCATTGTCGATCGTGATATGCAACGTGTCCGCAAAATCATGCTGCAGGATTGTCTGGCCGGAGCATAAGGATTGGCGGCATCCCGGGAACAGGGCCAGGGCAATTACGCCAAGCAAGTAAGGAAGGTGTTTCATCTAACTGTATTTCGAAGTTCGAATATACACATTTTCTTTGGCTTAGAATTCCGAAAGAATTCTTATCTTCGTCCAGACTCTATTTAAACTGAAACGCTATGAGTACGCTTAAAACCCACAAGGGGCTTCTTTATGCCGCATTGGTCATGACGCTCGTCTTTGGCGTCATCTTGATCGTCCATTATGTGACGAAGAACGCGCTTGATCCCACCGTCGCCTGGACTGGATTTGCCGCGATGGCCCTGGTCTCCATCGCGCAGCTCATGATAATCCGCGATAAAAAAGGCACTCGCAAGTAGCGAACGCCCGTTTCTTTTCGGACCGGTCACGAACTTGCTGTCGGGGATCCACAGCAGGCAATAGTTCTTCAGCTTGTAGAATTCTGCGCCCGGCCGATCCGGCCCAGCGCGTTCGTCGCCCGCTCCCGCAAAACCGTATTTTTCTTTTTCGCTCATTCTTCTACAGCGTACAGGTAGTCCAGCATCTCCTCGGAGAGGACGTATTCATCGCCGCCGCGGGCGTTTTTCCACGCGGCGGCTTTGTTGTACAGTTCCGCGAAGCAGGCCGGGCGGTCGAAGACCTGGATCAGTTCGCCCTCCAGCCCCGCTTCGCGGATCAGGCGGGTCATGTGGTATCCGGTCGGATGGCCGTTGAAGAGCAGCAGGTCGTCGACGGGGGCATAGCTGCCTTCGACCGGGTCTGCCCGATAGATGACGAGCAGGGAATCCAGCTTCTGAAGCGTGCGGGAGGCATTCTGGTATTCGTCCAGGAAGAGCGCTTCGAATGAAGCGCCTACCCGGGCGTACATCGTCTCCGGGTGGTCGCCTTTGTCGATCAGGTCGGCGCATCCTTCGTCCTCGAAGCTGTTGAAAATCTTCCAGAACGGATCCGTGAGCCAGTGCGGAACGGCCACTTCCCGGTAATTGTGGAAGAATTCGTGCGCGAGCATCCGGACGATTTCGTCCTCCGTCATGTCCATCGCCAGGTTCAGGTCCAGCAACACAGAGTGGTCCCGGACGCTGGCGTCGGGAATGGTGCAGATCAGATGCAGGTCGTTCAGGGGGACCTTCCCGAAAGACACCCGTCGGGGGAGGTGCTCCTTCACGAGGCGATTCGCCC
This Bacteroidales bacterium WCE2004 DNA region includes the following protein-coding sequences:
- a CDS encoding phosphatidylserine decarboxylase, encoding MKIDHNSYGSVALVYLIGGVLAALLVLFVHSWVFWPLLVLILLIVGWQTAFFRVPRRFRAGGPHSVVSVADGKVVIVDKVFEPEFLKKDCIQISVYMDFFDVHANFWPADGEVTYYRYYPGEHFLAFKPKASEENEHTCVGLRTTSGHDMLFKQLAGGFARRIVCYAKDGLPVKAGEQCGIIKFGSRIDMYVPLEAQICVKVGEQVRACETVLAEL
- a CDS encoding 2-haloacid dehalogenase: MIKNIIFDFGEVLVNWDPRRLYVPYFGDAAKADWFLKEICPYEWNAQCDSGRLLAEVAQERVDLFPEWEKEIRMYFDRWIEMIGGEIPGSADVVREFKERGYGIYGITNWSAETFPLVRHRFPVFDLMDGMIVSGEDHVLKPNPEIYNLLLSRYGLKAEECVFIDDNPRNAAGAEAVGIRGLVFKDAAQMRADLNKIVSEE
- a CDS encoding Hypothetical integral membrane protein (Trep_Strep), with amino-acid sequence MKKVFKIVLMAIAYLACFLLAGVSGAIHPAFYAYVGALFPLLTAFVYLNTASMIRGFGAATVLNGFVFVLFLIAGEVDAAYMIGTVILTALAEIIRYAFKYDTRKGVRWSFVPLAFSFFAYTAHWWTDTEGSLAAAVEEMPAGYDQLMKAVIDNVPVLVVVLVLTVPVAILAMRLAEKVLKKPAASFR
- a CDS encoding TonB-dependent outer membrane receptor, SusC/RagA subfamily, signature region; amino-acid sequence: MKRIPYLLLVLMLVSSCGASRQAGRTDDVRQASDLETNSIGRVDMKNAETYTNIYDYLRGRVPGVEIVGTSIRIRGINTTGNTDALIILDGMEVSDISDVNPMDVKSVEVLKDAASTMYGMRGANGVVIIKTKGAGDD
- a CDS encoding phosphatidate cytidylyltransferase — translated: MSNFWVRTLAGIVYLAVMVFGLIWDRAIFGCLFLIVMTTALQEFYRMSMGSRFRFQQRLGVVAAAAAFLCVAYHCFYGGDLRWAFLTLVPLLLIPVTCLFLPSREGFGDLAYVYAGLLYIALPISLSPYLMMDGIVFDGWLMLSFFILIWVSDVGAYCLGTAFGQRPTARKLAPEISPKKSWWGFWSAIVFCVAAAIGLHYLTWLPFGLGHCIALGVIVSVGGVCGDLFESMWKRHFGVKDSGNCIPGHGGMLDRFDSSLVAIPMACVYLIAWGLL
- a CDS encoding transcriptional regulator, TetR family, coding for MQTLKTDTRKRILAVSRKLFLEKGFQGATTREIAAASGVTLSNLYHYYPSKDELFRVLLKPATDALEGLLAERHGQTGYDIAKIREDGYAAEELEEYMGIIRKHRNSLKMLLFKSQGSSLEGFKEYYVEKATRSVLDWFKLMKAKYTGMDFDVSEFFIHLNNVWMFTLLEEILMHDLPEEETRAVLSDYVRFELIGWKKMMKI
- a CDS encoding cell division protease FtsH, which codes for MPQNPNNTDPRKPKIVRINLSWLYFLLLIVIGYLLFTQSGPAPQKIEWAQVQQMVQDGDVKEIHFVRNDFKGLVTVQPDRLGKYAGMYANGKVPTRSPHFFFFTSTRFEPEVEFGALNAQLPEDAQVKIVMENDAHLWANILEWVVPLVLFFALWAWMFRGMGRQMGGGGNGPGGGINPFNVGKSTGKLAEKDKVNVTFKDVAGLYGAKEEVMEIVDFLKNPKKYTSLGGKIPKGALLVGPPGTGKTLLAKAVAGEADVPFFSISGSDFVEMFVGVGASRVRDLFAQAKEKAPCIVFIDEIDAVGRARGKNVGFSSNDERENTLNQLLTEMDGFGSNSGVIVLAATNRADILDKALMRAGRFDRQIHVTLPDLNERKEIFQVHLKALKLAPDFDLELIAKNTPGFSGADIANVCNEAALTAARRGKSDINNQDFSDAVDRVVGGIERKKTIMSPEEKRLTAFHEAGHAVAGWLLPGCDPVLKVSIIPRGQALGITWMLPDEKVTRSKSEMLDDMCSLVAGRVAEEKVNDGVPCTGALSDFERMTKIAYAMVTYYGMSKKVGNISFYDPQGGYEFSKPYSEKTAELIDAEVKAIVDEVTARTRKILDDNWDGLTQLAEQLIEKEVIMADDIEKIFGPKAGKHGEDRLRKEEKPAEVEPKEAENE